CATTGAATTTGCCACTGAGCAGCAACCGAATGGCTTTGGAATTCGACAACCGGTAGTACAACGCATAGGATACGATGAAAACGATGATCATCGTCATCGGTTGTCTGAATTCGATACCTGTCATATGCAAAGGTTCATTCGGCCTTATCTATTTATCAAAATGGCACTCCGATGGTCATCCCCATGGACAACGCCAAAGGGAACTCACGCCCCAACGCCATATGGCTGTACCAATACCCGGATTCAGATATGGCATAACCAAAGCCCATGTAATAGTCGATGGTGAATGCATGAGCTACAACATGCTGCTTGCCGAAATTAATCAAAAATGCAAGGGCATACTGGCGACGGGCCGCACCCGTGTCAAAAAAACCGGTCTTCCCATACACCATGCTGATGTTTGCTTCGGGTTTGATGTATGCGCCATCCATCAAATCCTCACGGTTCTTCTCCAAATAGAATTTAGTACCCACTTTCAGGTATACCCCGGATGTATTATTTGTAAAAGCCGGGGTACCTATGCCAATCAAACCGAGCCTTCCCTCAAACCCTACATTGCTGCTAAGAACATGCTCATGCCCAAAACTCAGGCTACCGAATAACGGCGACAGGAAACTGGTCTTGATGGCGTTCCTTTGCTCCTGGCCCCACCCCATTGTAAAGGTGAAGGCACATACAATCAGACACATTTGCTTTTTCATGGCTTTTCGTATTGGTACGGTATGCTAAAAGTAGATGTGAGCGCACAGGGATTGAAAAGAGATGTCGCGTCTATTTCTTTGACATTTGCATTTTTTGCAACATAGGTGTACGTACCATGATCATCGCATCGAAATGATGCATTTTTTGCAACACACACACCTTCATTCTGTATCTTCATGGCGTCGGGTACACGATGTGAAGATGTAAACCGTGATTCATATGGAAGCTGCACATCCTCTTCAACAAACACTGATCAACAGCATCAAGGAGACACTGCCCCCGGGACAATCTCTTGTGGATGTATTCACCGACCTGCTTGGGATCAGCAGCGACAGTGCCTATCGGAGAATACGGTGTGAAAAGGCATTCTCCATTGATGAACTCAGCCTGGTTTGCCGCCATTTCCAATTGTCGTTCGATACCTTAACCGGTATACAATCAGGCGGGGTTTTGTTTCACAATGTTTCGCTGGATGAGCACCGGATGGATATCCGGATGTACCTGCAAAACATCATCACAGATCTTGAAAAAATCAGGAGCCAGGATGACGGCAGGGTGATTTATGTGAGCAAAGACCTTCCGCTGATGCAGCTCTTTCACATTCCGGAAGTAGCGGCTTTCAAGACTTTTTTCTGGATGAAAACCATCGCGGGGTTCGCTTCACTGGAACACGCAAAGTTCCGATTGGATGAAACGGATGATGAACTCGCCAAAATCGGGAACCGCATCCTTGAACTCGCCACCAAGATCCCCACCATTGAAATATGGAGCGAGGAAACGATCGTGAGCATTGTGGGCCAAATCCGCTATTACTGGCAGATGGGACTGTTCGCCGATCCTTCCGATGCCGGCTTCCTTTGCCGAAAACTGATCGTGCTGCTCGAACACGTGGCATCCGAAGCAGAACACGGTTTCCAATATCCGTGCGGTGGAAATGCAGGAGGGGTGGAAGGAGACTACAAATTGTACATCAACGACCTTGTTTTACCTGACAACACCATCTATGTTCATGCCGGAAAGCGTGAGTTTGTATACCTGAGCCACAACGTGATGAACTACCTCTGTACCA
The DNA window shown above is from Flavobacteriales bacterium and carries:
- a CDS encoding DUF3575 domain-containing protein encodes the protein MKKQMCLIVCAFTFTMGWGQEQRNAIKTSFLSPLFGSLSFGHEHVLSSNVGFEGRLGLIGIGTPAFTNNTSGVYLKVGTKFYLEKNREDLMDGAYIKPEANISMVYGKTGFFDTGAARRQYALAFLINFGKQHVVAHAFTIDYYMGFGYAISESGYWYSHMALGREFPLALSMGMTIGVPF